In one Triticum aestivum cultivar Chinese Spring unplaced genomic scaffold, IWGSC CS RefSeq v2.1 scaffold13765, whole genome shotgun sequence genomic region, the following are encoded:
- the LOC123176104 gene encoding histone H3.2: MARTKQTARKSTGGKAPRKQLATKAARKSAPATGGVKKPHRFRPGTVALREIRKYQKSTELLIRKLPFQRLVREIAQDFKTDLRFQSSAVSALQEAAEAYLVGLFEDTNLCAIHAKRVTIMPKDIQLARRIRGERA, from the coding sequence ATGGCCCGCACAAAGCAGACGGCGCGCAAGTCCACCGGCGGCAAGGCGCCGAGGAAGCAGCTCGCCACCAAGGCTGCTCGCAAGTCGGCGCCGGCGACCGGCGGCGTGAAGAAGCCACACCGCTTCAGGCCGGGAACCGTCGCGCTCCGGGAGATCCGCAAGTACCAGAAGAGCACGGAGCTGCTCATCCGCAAGCTCCCCTTCCAGCGCCTCGTCCGTGAGATCGCGCAGGACTTCAAGACCGACCTCCGCTTCCAGAGCTCCGCCGTCTCCGCGCTCCAGGAGGCCGCCGAGGCGTACCTCGTCGGCCTCTTCGAGGACACCAACCTGTGCGCCATCCACGCCAAGCGCGTCACcatcatgcccaaggacatccaGCTCGCACGCCGCATCCGCGGGGAGCGCGCCTAG